In one window of Pseudoalteromonas espejiana DSM 9414 DNA:
- a CDS encoding peptidase domain-containing ABC transporter: MENPMHLLKFSGTKRLPVILQTEAAECGLASIAMVAAYYGYKTDLTSLRQEHEISLKGANLEELMQIADKLKLSTRALRLDLEHLSQLKTPCILHWDMNHFVVLKKVTKKSIEIHDPGLGERKYTMEEFSKHFTGVALELSPTEEFKSEDSRVNLKLSDFWSKVTGLKSTLGKVFVLSLLLQAFAIASPYYMQLVVDEVILSFDKNLLAILAIGFGLLMAIEMVTGAVRSILLLHFGNLMSIQLGANLFHHLVRLPLQYFEKRHIGDVVSRFGSLQQVKELLTKGVIEAVIDGVMAIATLIMIFLYSPKLSVIVLIAIAIYAVFRIAMYRPLRQMSEEVIVNQAKEQSNFMETVRGIQTIKLFGREVQRQSVWHNKYADSLNSGIRVGHLNIGYEAFNKVIFGLENVLVIYFAAMLVMEGDLTVGMLFAFMAYKRQFVEKMASLIEKIIEFKMLSLHFNRLADISLTEKEQDIQGKMSGKKISGDIELKGINYRYNKKEAQVFKHLDLSIKAGESVAIIGPSGCGKTTLAKLMLGLFEPDEGKIEVDGVDIRQLGLGQYRTQIAAVMQDDQLLSGSIADNISFFDPELDMQQVEWAAKIAAIDNDILQMTMGYNTLVGDMGAALSGGQIQRLLLARALYRKPKILFMDEATSNLDTKLEFSVNEAVKNLDVTRIIIAHRPETIASADRVIELRYGEAIEVDKPDLGSRTKAIKKINSLNIENEEFTDTSSDGSFLIS; this comes from the coding sequence ATGGAAAACCCAATGCATTTATTAAAATTTAGCGGAACAAAACGTCTCCCAGTAATTTTACAAACAGAAGCTGCGGAGTGTGGGTTAGCAAGTATAGCAATGGTTGCCGCTTATTATGGTTACAAAACAGACTTAACTAGTTTACGTCAAGAGCATGAAATATCTTTGAAGGGTGCAAACCTTGAAGAGCTAATGCAAATTGCAGATAAATTAAAGTTAAGCACACGAGCACTAAGGTTAGATTTAGAACATTTATCACAGCTTAAAACACCCTGTATTTTACATTGGGATATGAATCACTTTGTGGTTCTGAAAAAGGTAACTAAAAAGTCAATAGAGATACATGATCCAGGTTTAGGCGAACGAAAATATACAATGGAGGAGTTCTCTAAACATTTTACAGGTGTTGCGTTAGAGCTTAGTCCAACTGAAGAGTTTAAATCTGAAGATTCGCGGGTGAACTTAAAATTATCTGACTTTTGGAGCAAAGTAACAGGCTTAAAATCAACGCTAGGTAAAGTATTTGTTTTATCACTATTACTACAAGCATTTGCAATAGCGAGTCCTTATTACATGCAGTTAGTAGTAGATGAGGTGATTCTGAGTTTTGACAAAAATTTACTCGCTATATTGGCTATTGGTTTTGGGTTGTTGATGGCGATAGAAATGGTGACAGGTGCAGTTAGAAGCATTTTATTACTACACTTTGGTAACTTGATGAGTATACAGCTCGGGGCAAACTTATTTCATCATTTAGTCAGACTACCTTTGCAGTATTTTGAAAAGCGACATATTGGTGATGTTGTCTCTCGGTTCGGTTCACTGCAACAGGTGAAAGAACTTTTAACTAAAGGTGTGATTGAAGCGGTTATTGATGGTGTTATGGCTATTGCGACACTCATTATGATCTTTTTATATAGCCCAAAGCTGAGCGTTATCGTGTTAATTGCAATAGCTATTTATGCCGTATTCAGAATTGCAATGTACCGTCCACTTCGCCAAATGTCAGAAGAGGTGATTGTTAATCAGGCAAAAGAGCAATCTAACTTTATGGAAACAGTGAGGGGTATTCAAACCATTAAGCTTTTTGGTCGAGAAGTGCAAAGGCAAAGTGTGTGGCATAACAAATATGCAGATAGCTTGAACTCAGGCATACGAGTAGGTCATTTAAACATAGGCTACGAAGCGTTTAATAAAGTTATTTTTGGCCTTGAAAATGTTCTAGTTATTTACTTTGCAGCCATGCTGGTCATGGAAGGTGATTTAACGGTCGGTATGTTGTTTGCCTTTATGGCTTATAAACGCCAATTTGTAGAAAAAATGGCGAGCTTAATCGAAAAAATAATCGAATTTAAAATGCTTAGTCTTCATTTTAACCGCCTAGCTGATATTTCTTTAACTGAGAAAGAGCAAGATATTCAAGGGAAAATGAGCGGTAAAAAAATCAGTGGTGATATAGAGCTTAAAGGCATTAATTACCGATATAACAAAAAAGAAGCACAGGTATTTAAACACCTAGACCTATCAATTAAAGCCGGAGAGTCAGTCGCCATTATTGGCCCGTCGGGTTGCGGTAAAACCACGCTTGCAAAGTTAATGCTTGGATTGTTTGAACCCGACGAAGGAAAAATTGAGGTAGACGGTGTTGATATTAGACAGCTAGGACTTGGTCAATATAGAACGCAGATTGCAGCTGTAATGCAGGACGACCAGCTTCTATCAGGATCAATAGCAGACAATATATCGTTTTTTGACCCAGAGCTCGATATGCAACAAGTTGAATGGGCAGCCAAAATTGCGGCTATAGATAACGATATTTTACAAATGACAATGGGCTACAACACACTCGTTGGTGACATGGGGGCTGCATTATCGGGCGGACAAATACAGCGTTTATTACTAGCAAGAGCTTTGTACAGAAAACCTAAAATTCTATTTATGGATGAAGCAACAAGTAACTTAGACACAAAGCTAGAGTTTTCAGTAAACGAAGCCGTTAAAAATTTAGATGTGACACGCATTATTATTGCACATAGGCCTGAAACAATAGCCAGTGCAGATAGAGTTATAGAGCTTAGATATGGTGAAGCAATAGAAGTAGATAAGCCAGATTTAGGTTCAAGAACTAAAGCTATAAAGAAAATAAATAGCTTAAATATTGAAAATGAAGAGTTTACAGACACAAGTTCAGACGGAAGTTTTTTAATAAGTTAA
- a CDS encoding choice-of-anchor I family protein, with the protein MLKRSLIALSLISILTGCSLDGDNGKDGTQGIQGEQGATGQNGTNGTNANSALNISLVGRVVLNAQSPEGAAEIVAYQASKKWIYAINSSGGEAVVNIIPADTFDTASLVQDNEGIVSATNLASAITLNLNDSTPGDANSIAIDETNQLLAVAMAAKTMGEAGQIAFYNISGDTPVFIKNVTAGFLPDMVTFSHNGAKVVVANEGEPNGDYSIDPEGSISVINIENGVIADTATNIDFTAYNNQQTELEEKGLVFANPTGRTINGNEINTTVAMDLEPEYISISKDNKYAYISIQENNALAIVNLEDNSLELKGLGFKDWSNLQIDASDKDGGVNFKSYSGLYGMYQPDTISSFSWKGANFIVSANEGDAREYFFDTTDEADCIAKGGLGYDEGDGCLAYIDESRVEDLTLAANFDYLNNDDNDIGRLKVSRVKGDANHDGQYESLYAYGARSFTIWDSNGLVVFDSGDDIGRITASVHGEAFNNNEDENEGDTRSDDKGAEPEALTIGTIGERTFAFIGLERMGGIMVYDITNPYDVQFEDYFYNRGVIEGADITGDLAPEGMVFVPAEQSATNKPLLIIGNEISGSIAVWQIAAN; encoded by the coding sequence ATGTTAAAAAGGTCACTTATAGCACTTTCACTCATATCAATATTAACGGGTTGCTCACTAGATGGAGATAACGGCAAAGACGGCACGCAAGGTATTCAAGGAGAACAAGGTGCAACGGGTCAAAATGGTACTAATGGCACCAATGCAAATTCTGCGTTAAATATAAGCTTGGTCGGTAGAGTCGTACTTAATGCCCAAAGCCCTGAGGGCGCGGCTGAAATAGTGGCTTATCAAGCATCTAAAAAATGGATTTACGCTATTAATAGCTCTGGTGGTGAAGCAGTAGTGAACATTATACCCGCCGATACCTTTGATACTGCCTCACTCGTTCAAGATAACGAAGGAATAGTGAGTGCAACTAACCTTGCATCAGCAATTACCCTTAACTTAAATGATAGCACCCCAGGCGATGCAAACAGCATAGCAATAGATGAAACTAACCAATTACTGGCTGTTGCAATGGCTGCTAAAACCATGGGCGAAGCGGGTCAAATAGCGTTTTACAATATTAGCGGCGATACACCGGTGTTTATTAAAAATGTAACGGCCGGCTTTTTACCAGACATGGTGACCTTTAGTCATAATGGGGCAAAAGTAGTTGTTGCCAATGAGGGCGAACCTAACGGCGATTACAGTATCGACCCAGAGGGCTCTATTAGTGTTATTAATATTGAAAATGGCGTAATTGCCGATACGGCCACCAATATTGATTTTACTGCATATAACAATCAACAAACCGAGCTTGAAGAGAAAGGGCTAGTTTTTGCCAACCCCACAGGGCGAACAATTAATGGCAATGAAATAAATACAACAGTTGCCATGGACCTAGAGCCTGAGTACATAAGCATTTCTAAAGATAACAAATATGCCTATATATCAATTCAAGAAAATAACGCACTAGCCATCGTTAATTTAGAAGATAACTCTCTTGAACTAAAAGGGTTAGGGTTTAAAGATTGGTCTAACTTACAAATAGATGCATCAGATAAAGACGGCGGTGTTAATTTTAAATCATACTCTGGCTTATATGGAATGTATCAGCCAGATACTATCTCAAGTTTTAGCTGGAAAGGCGCAAACTTTATAGTGTCGGCAAATGAAGGTGATGCACGTGAATACTTCTTTGATACAACAGACGAAGCAGACTGCATAGCAAAAGGTGGTCTAGGTTACGATGAAGGTGATGGTTGCCTTGCATATATAGATGAAAGCCGTGTTGAAGATTTAACCCTTGCTGCTAATTTTGATTACTTAAATAACGACGATAACGATATTGGTCGTTTAAAAGTAAGTAGAGTAAAAGGTGATGCTAACCACGATGGCCAGTACGAATCGCTTTATGCCTACGGTGCACGGTCGTTTACCATTTGGGACAGTAATGGGCTGGTGGTGTTTGATTCAGGCGACGATATAGGCCGTATAACTGCATCTGTACATGGCGAAGCCTTTAATAATAATGAAGATGAAAACGAAGGTGACACACGCTCAGACGACAAAGGCGCAGAACCAGAAGCGCTAACAATAGGTACTATCGGCGAACGCACCTTTGCTTTTATAGGTCTTGAGCGTATGGGTGGGATTATGGTTTACGATATTACTAACCCTTACGATGTACAATTTGAAGATTACTTTTATAACCGAGGTGTAATAGAGGGAGCAGATATAACCGGGGACCTTGCACCCGAAGGCATGGTGTTTGTACCGGCTGAGCAAAGTGCTACTAACAAACCACTCCTTATAATAGGTAATGAGATCTCAGGTTCTATAGCTGTATGGCAAATTGCAGCAAATTAA
- a CDS encoding lanthionine synthetase LanC family protein, producing MIINGLVGSAHRDMMKVILKEITQKISEEIIKKDSGNGLLNGLAGYILFLYNAEKFEDICVVDSFFNEKMELLQVQLAQHSLEFSSGLAGQAWLLEFLNQSNQADYDSELLESMDILFANSLSQNDVWLGEIETILGLAGYTPYTARRARFNDQTSLYSIIVRSFEQTATYLDNENFTWSQPYKSAYRFNQNDENLPEYNLGLADGVPGIIAVLIPVLHIPKLEARARKLLLGSCDWLLTNQNCNLCSNACFGSCAGDRGDSRLGWCYGDLTIALTLMRVGVVLNIPHYVERALVIACHAAKRDEISGYVKDAGGCHGYFGLIMIFSLLNKLSPHPDLQAAINYWLNFALEQYADNGISSFYSYKGGEGGYKEDFNLLMGYSGTGLVIMSLLNGEFGWADSLLID from the coding sequence ATGATAATCAATGGGTTGGTTGGCAGTGCACATAGAGATATGATGAAGGTGATTCTCAAAGAAATAACTCAAAAAATATCAGAAGAGATAATAAAAAAAGATAGTGGTAATGGGTTATTAAATGGTCTGGCTGGTTACATCTTGTTTTTATACAATGCAGAGAAATTTGAGGATATTTGTGTTGTTGATTCATTCTTTAATGAAAAGATGGAGCTTTTACAGGTTCAGTTAGCTCAGCACTCCTTGGAGTTTAGTTCGGGATTAGCTGGGCAGGCATGGTTGTTGGAATTTTTAAATCAATCAAATCAAGCTGATTATGATAGCGAGCTTCTTGAAAGTATGGATATTCTATTTGCTAATAGTTTGTCTCAGAATGATGTTTGGCTTGGTGAGATTGAAACAATACTAGGTCTAGCAGGTTACACACCTTATACAGCAAGACGTGCTCGTTTTAACGATCAAACAAGTCTTTATAGTATTATCGTTAGATCTTTTGAGCAAACAGCCACTTACTTAGATAATGAAAACTTTACTTGGTCTCAACCCTATAAGTCGGCTTATAGGTTTAATCAAAATGATGAAAACTTACCTGAGTATAATTTAGGCTTAGCCGATGGTGTGCCAGGTATTATTGCTGTTTTAATTCCTGTCCTACATATACCCAAACTAGAGGCAAGAGCGCGTAAGTTATTGTTAGGCAGTTGTGATTGGCTATTGACTAATCAAAACTGTAATTTATGTAGTAACGCTTGTTTTGGCAGTTGTGCTGGCGATAGGGGCGATTCCCGTTTGGGCTGGTGTTATGGTGACTTAACAATTGCTTTGACTCTTATGCGCGTAGGGGTCGTTTTAAATATACCTCACTATGTTGAAAGAGCTTTAGTTATCGCTTGTCACGCAGCCAAGCGTGATGAGATTTCTGGCTACGTCAAGGATGCGGGGGGTTGCCACGGTTACTTTGGGTTAATAATGATATTTAGCTTGTTAAATAAACTATCACCACATCCAGATTTACAAGCTGCCATTAACTATTGGCTAAACTTTGCTTTAGAGCAATACGCAGATAATGGAATTAGCAGCTTTTACAGCTATAAAGGTGGTGAGGGCGGTTATAAAGAGGATTTCAATCTCTTAATGGGGTATTCAGGTACTGGGTTAGTAATTATGAGTCTTTTAAATGGTGAGTTTGGTTGGGCCGATAGTTTGCTAATTGATTAA
- the glmU gene encoding bifunctional UDP-N-acetylglucosamine diphosphorylase/glucosamine-1-phosphate N-acetyltransferase GlmU, which produces MALTTVILAAGKGTRMRSALPKVLHKVAGKPMVQHVIDNAKALGATTTNLVYGHGGELLQQQLADNNVNWVLQADQLGTGHAVAQANPHINDDDTVLVLYGDVPLTKQSTLERLLAATPKNGLAVLTVNLVNPNGYGRMLRENGKLVGIVEQKDASAEQLLISEVNTGIMAVNGKLLKTWLGNLSNNNAQGEYYLTDIVAMAHSEGVEITSAQPDHAMEVEGANNRVQLAGLERAYQAWQAEELMLNGATLADPARIDVRGDVKTGEDVLIDINVIFEGNVTLGNNVQIGPNCVLKNCTIGDNVVIKANTLIEDASVAAKCTLGPYARLRPGAVMEEDSHIGNFVEMKKTRLGKGSKANHLSYLGDAEIGEKVNIGAGTITCNYDGVNKAKTIIGDNAFIGSNSSLVAPVNIGATATVGAGSVITSTVEDEQLAIARSKQRNLTGWKRPVKK; this is translated from the coding sequence ATGGCTCTAACAACAGTAATTCTTGCTGCGGGTAAAGGTACTCGTATGCGCTCTGCTCTACCTAAAGTACTGCATAAAGTGGCAGGTAAACCTATGGTGCAGCACGTTATAGATAACGCAAAGGCACTTGGTGCAACCACCACTAATTTAGTTTACGGACACGGCGGCGAACTATTACAACAACAACTTGCCGATAACAACGTAAACTGGGTACTGCAAGCAGATCAACTTGGTACTGGCCACGCAGTAGCACAAGCTAACCCACATATTAATGATGACGACACCGTACTTGTGTTGTACGGCGATGTACCTCTTACAAAGCAATCAACGCTTGAGCGCTTATTAGCTGCAACACCTAAAAATGGTTTAGCGGTATTAACCGTTAACTTAGTTAACCCAAATGGCTACGGCCGTATGCTGCGTGAAAATGGCAAGCTTGTTGGTATTGTTGAGCAAAAAGATGCAAGCGCCGAGCAGTTACTTATTAGTGAAGTAAACACCGGCATTATGGCGGTTAACGGCAAGCTTTTAAAAACATGGTTAGGCAACTTATCTAATAATAATGCGCAAGGTGAATACTACCTTACCGATATCGTTGCTATGGCTCACAGTGAAGGCGTAGAAATTACTTCAGCACAGCCAGATCATGCAATGGAAGTTGAAGGCGCAAATAACCGCGTACAACTTGCAGGCCTTGAACGAGCTTATCAAGCATGGCAGGCAGAAGAGTTAATGTTAAACGGTGCCACCCTCGCCGATCCAGCCCGTATCGATGTACGTGGCGACGTTAAAACAGGCGAAGACGTGTTAATTGATATCAACGTTATTTTTGAAGGCAATGTAACCCTTGGTAACAATGTACAAATTGGCCCTAACTGTGTACTTAAAAACTGCACTATTGGCGATAACGTTGTAATAAAAGCGAATACCCTAATTGAAGATGCAAGCGTAGCGGCTAAATGTACGCTTGGGCCATATGCACGTCTACGCCCAGGTGCGGTAATGGAAGAAGACTCGCACATTGGTAACTTTGTAGAGATGAAAAAAACCCGCTTAGGTAAGGGTTCTAAAGCAAACCACTTAAGTTACTTAGGCGATGCAGAAATCGGTGAAAAAGTGAATATTGGTGCGGGTACTATTACCTGTAACTACGATGGTGTTAATAAAGCAAAAACCATTATTGGTGATAACGCCTTTATTGGGTCTAATTCATCACTTGTTGCTCCTGTAAATATTGGTGCAACAGCAACTGTAGGCGCAGGCTCTGTGATCACCAGTACCGTTGAAGATGAGCAGCTTGCAATAGCACGTTCTAAACAGCGTAATTTAACCGGCTGGAAACGCCCAGTTAAAAAATAG
- a CDS encoding ATP-grasp domain-containing protein: MAYIVIGQLHDEHALKILNKLKARNVDAYLLQTHDFPRKVKFSFSPNDGDGSLTLSCGTLINLSDIKAVFWRSFSGVSDEETRATFMTEQGISAKDSMACLRTWFYLKNGTKWVNGWEAFQHHQEKPYQLQKIKNLGVKIPQTYVGNNIEDIKLAYKNLDQSIFKPVFGGAHTEILTESHFEAGRVEAALAKSPITVQEFIAGTNIRTYVVGERVISIELKSELADFRVDDDAKLVVIDTPELIKSQAKQIAEELYLNWTAIDWRRNESGEYYFLEANPSPMFIGFEKQSGISMSDYIVDYMLEH, encoded by the coding sequence ATGGCTTATATTGTTATTGGGCAGTTACATGATGAGCATGCCTTAAAAATACTTAATAAATTAAAAGCGAGAAATGTAGACGCATATTTGCTACAGACGCATGACTTTCCTCGCAAAGTAAAGTTTAGTTTTTCACCTAATGATGGCGATGGTAGTTTAACTTTAAGTTGTGGCACGCTTATCAATTTAAGTGATATTAAAGCCGTGTTTTGGCGTAGCTTCTCGGGCGTGTCCGATGAAGAGACTCGAGCCACTTTTATGACTGAGCAGGGTATTTCTGCAAAGGATAGCATGGCCTGCTTAAGAACTTGGTTTTACTTAAAAAATGGCACTAAGTGGGTTAATGGCTGGGAGGCTTTTCAGCATCATCAAGAAAAACCGTATCAGTTACAAAAAATAAAAAATTTGGGCGTTAAAATTCCTCAAACCTATGTTGGTAACAACATAGAAGATATAAAGCTTGCATATAAAAATTTAGATCAAAGTATTTTTAAACCTGTTTTTGGTGGCGCGCATACTGAAATTTTAACAGAGTCTCACTTTGAGGCTGGAAGAGTTGAAGCGGCGTTGGCTAAATCTCCCATTACAGTACAAGAGTTTATTGCCGGCACTAATATACGAACCTATGTAGTAGGTGAGCGTGTTATATCAATAGAGCTAAAAAGTGAGTTGGCTGATTTTAGAGTAGATGATGATGCAAAACTGGTAGTGATTGATACTCCTGAGTTAATAAAGAGCCAAGCAAAACAGATTGCTGAGGAGTTATACCTTAATTGGACTGCTATAGATTGGCGTAGGAACGAAAGCGGCGAGTATTATTTTTTAGAAGCAAACCCTTCTCCCATGTTTATTGGTTTTGAAAAACAATCAGGCATTTCAATGTCCGATTATATTGTTGATTACATGTTAGAGCATTAG
- a CDS encoding lantibiotic dehydratase, with amino-acid sequence MTNKIKNAPFFVIRTPRLSNEQLLQFNNVNTNKILESWLSMYGVQEALYLASPSLLERISQWREKPNTKQGKKITHALIKYMVRMCSRPTPFGLFSGVNKGDITSVTDLICGDYKKDSRKTRLDMFYLNALKDYFIKNIPRSNSLVYKPNPSHYFIADQCRYIESYLLDNSMQYRLSAIESDEYFKFALNLSSTGASFNNLCKAFCEQYVDANKEEVESYIQDLIDEGILIADIPLPLTGDSPDYALLKSIQNLNENTYADHLATALVKIEHLDEGNLGSIAPYKQLLTHLDKLPIKAQENKLFQADIYRNYSTCYLNEIEINRLQKQLELLSGLSLNERSNPLSPFINQFNARFEGQFVALDVILDDETGIGISNETGYEAPLIAGLPLSRAGGIVNTSAGVSLIDAIIEEEISLPKNRNKNCIVLKSKELKVKATNTDALKYYPSSFAAMLSLYEDDKHHPIIKFNGCYGPSSANLLGRFCHLDESLKNRVRDELKLEQAHSPNVIFAEVVHMPEGRPGNVIARPHLREYEIVFMADSSLNDEYQIHLSDLHVWVEGHQVKLWSKRLNKQVVPRLSCAHNYSSRSLSAYKFLCMLQHQDGRVPQFSMPQSTTRDSFVPRIMLDNLVLSEKTWRIDRKYLQEVLVDGRLNRDKLNTLLATFQLDPQVCYAMFDNILQLDLRNSDMFEILLAETKGQAKVELKEVLSSSFSSRVKDEFGHHYNNEVIVPFRNKLAKVHQHFVEEPLANISAAPMKRRFSAGSEWLSLKIYSGNSLVEQLLCEKLLPLIESNKNLFNKWFFIRYADPDWHIRVRFQGEPSKLCGELLPLLNQLLDPMIESGELQKVDLMTYEREVERYGGPKSIGLVESLFMYDSLLVTNTCLLIDKYGEDIRWRIALSYTHKLLDLFNYTGDERLNLISRLRDGFGSEFNESSLLRKQLGNRFREYQEQLNDDFNKLDNIDNEGLDETQTFIFKLINVWQQNAEPVVKSLVNLINENKLNCGRDSLLASLLHMHNNRMFKSYGREQEFVVHDLMRRKYFSISKAK; translated from the coding sequence ATGACAAATAAAATAAAAAATGCTCCATTTTTTGTTATACGTACACCACGGTTAAGTAACGAACAACTTCTACAGTTTAATAATGTTAATACTAACAAAATACTAGAAAGCTGGTTAAGTATGTACGGTGTTCAAGAGGCGCTTTATCTTGCAAGCCCTTCTTTATTAGAGCGCATAAGCCAATGGCGTGAAAAGCCAAACACCAAGCAAGGGAAAAAGATTACACACGCTTTAATAAAATATATGGTCAGAATGTGTTCAAGGCCAACGCCATTTGGTTTGTTTTCTGGTGTAAATAAAGGCGATATTACTTCGGTTACAGATTTAATCTGTGGGGATTATAAAAAAGATAGCCGTAAAACGCGTTTAGACATGTTTTATTTAAACGCACTAAAAGATTACTTTATTAAAAATATTCCTCGCTCAAATTCACTTGTATATAAGCCAAACCCCTCACATTATTTTATTGCGGATCAATGCCGGTATATAGAAAGTTACCTCTTAGATAATAGTATGCAATATCGACTGAGTGCTATTGAAAGTGACGAATATTTTAAATTTGCTTTAAACTTATCAAGTACCGGGGCTAGTTTTAATAACTTATGTAAGGCTTTTTGTGAGCAATATGTAGATGCCAATAAAGAAGAGGTAGAATCATATATTCAAGATTTAATAGATGAAGGCATATTAATAGCTGATATACCATTGCCATTAACTGGAGATTCTCCAGATTATGCTTTATTAAAGTCTATTCAAAATCTTAACGAAAACACTTACGCAGACCACCTTGCTACAGCTTTGGTAAAAATAGAACATTTAGATGAAGGTAACTTAGGAAGCATTGCACCATATAAACAATTACTTACGCATTTAGATAAATTGCCGATAAAAGCACAAGAAAATAAGCTATTTCAAGCTGATATATATCGTAATTACAGTACGTGTTATCTAAATGAAATAGAGATTAATCGCTTGCAAAAGCAGCTTGAGTTACTGTCTGGGTTGAGCTTAAACGAAAGAAGCAACCCTTTATCCCCGTTTATTAACCAATTTAATGCTCGTTTTGAAGGGCAATTTGTTGCACTTGATGTGATTTTAGATGATGAAACAGGGATTGGTATTTCAAATGAAACAGGCTATGAAGCACCGCTGATTGCTGGCTTACCCCTTTCTCGGGCAGGCGGTATTGTTAATACTTCGGCAGGTGTGAGTCTAATTGATGCAATTATTGAAGAAGAAATTAGTTTACCAAAAAATCGCAATAAAAACTGTATTGTTTTAAAAAGCAAGGAGCTCAAAGTTAAAGCGACAAATACTGACGCACTAAAATATTATCCCAGCTCTTTTGCTGCAATGCTAAGTTTGTACGAAGATGATAAACACCATCCTATAATTAAGTTTAATGGTTGCTATGGGCCATCGTCAGCAAACTTATTGGGGCGATTTTGCCATTTAGATGAAAGTTTAAAAAATAGAGTGAGGGATGAGTTAAAGCTAGAACAGGCACATTCTCCAAATGTTATTTTTGCTGAAGTTGTACACATGCCAGAAGGGCGACCAGGTAACGTTATTGCTCGTCCGCATTTGCGTGAATACGAGATTGTATTTATGGCTGACAGTAGCCTAAATGACGAATATCAAATTCATTTAAGTGATTTACATGTTTGGGTTGAAGGCCATCAGGTTAAGCTCTGGAGTAAGCGATTAAATAAACAAGTTGTTCCGCGCTTATCATGTGCACACAATTATTCTTCACGTAGCCTTAGTGCATATAAATTTTTATGTATGCTGCAACATCAAGATGGGCGAGTACCTCAGTTTTCTATGCCACAAAGTACAACTAGAGATAGTTTTGTGCCGCGAATAATGTTAGATAATTTAGTGCTTAGTGAAAAAACGTGGCGCATTGATAGGAAATATTTACAGGAAGTCTTAGTTGATGGCCGACTTAATAGGGATAAGCTTAATACTCTCTTAGCTACCTTCCAATTAGACCCGCAAGTTTGTTATGCAATGTTTGATAATATTTTGCAATTGGATTTGCGAAATTCTGACATGTTTGAAATTTTATTAGCAGAGACTAAAGGACAAGCTAAGGTTGAGTTGAAGGAGGTTTTATCTTCTAGTTTTTCGTCTCGTGTAAAAGATGAATTTGGTCATCATTATAATAATGAAGTAATAGTGCCTTTTAGAAATAAGTTAGCAAAAGTACATCAACACTTTGTAGAGGAGCCTCTTGCAAATATATCAGCTGCGCCAATGAAAAGAAGGTTTAGTGCTGGTTCTGAATGGCTGAGTTTAAAAATTTATAGCGGTAACTCTTTAGTTGAACAACTTTTGTGTGAGAAGTTACTTCCACTCATTGAGTCAAACAAAAACCTTTTTAATAAGTGGTTTTTTATTAGGTACGCAGACCCTGACTGGCATATTAGAGTTCGCTTTCAAGGGGAGCCAAGTAAACTATGTGGTGAGTTGTTACCTTTATTAAACCAGTTGCTTGATCCAATGATCGAAAGCGGTGAGTTACAAAAAGTAGATCTAATGACCTATGAGCGTGAAGTTGAACGCTATGGTGGGCCTAAGTCTATAGGCTTGGTTGAATCTTTATTTATGTATGACAGTTTGTTGGTTACGAACACATGTTTATTAATCGATAAATACGGAGAAGATATACGTTGGCGAATAGCATTGAGTTATACACATAAGTTGCTAGATCTATTTAATTATACAGGTGACGAACGTTTAAATCTCATTAGCCGTTTACGAGATGGTTTTGGAAGTGAGTTTAATGAAAGTAGTCTTTTACGTAAGCAGTTAGGTAATCGTTTTCGAGAGTATCAAGAACAATTAAATGACGATTTCAATAAACTAGATAATATTGATAATGAAGGGCTTGATGAAACGCAAACGTTTATTTTTAAGCTAATTAATGTCTGGCAGCAAAATGCTGAACCAGTAGTTAAATCTTTAGTTAATCTCATTAATGAAAATAAACTCAATTGTGGAAGAGACTCACTTTTAGCTTCACTTTTGCATATGCATAATAATCGTATGTTCAAATCGTATGGGAGAGAACAAGAGTTTGTCGTACATGATTTAATGAGGCGAAAATATTTCTCTATAAGTAAAGCAAAATAA